A genomic window from Coccinella septempunctata chromosome 9, icCocSept1.1, whole genome shotgun sequence includes:
- the LOC123320169 gene encoding peroxisome assembly protein 12 has translation MAYYAANFTTTSQSKPSFLEVLAQDSLSDVLYPAFRTLISNSSSGTNNWLLHHEYFLLAANGLLQYYYFKNFDASFSENFYGLKRVHKDGTPLRESYKIFCATYVAILPYLKKRIEERYNYYMTQDVEGVLGNGFSDLVKKKFVALYPAFQSAWNLWLIVNYLKYMGNVTDSQLPFLHLLNLKLVYSTENQNSQFWTLLFKGNLSGAEFCRGFLKNVVMGCLEGLAIYTQFTQSISNIIPNFSMEALPKIGPPAADNKSEPFKEKCPLCKQFWKLPTVLPVSGYVFCFTCIMKHLREYQCCPVTRIPARPLDVVRIFEGE, from the exons ATGGCTTATTATGCTGCGAATTTTACAACTACTTCGCAGAGTAAACCTTCATTTTTGGAAGTATTGGCCCAAGATTCCTTATCAGACGTCCTCTATCCTGCATTCCGAACTTTGATTTCG AACTCTTCGTCGGGAACAAATAATTGGTTATTACATCATGAGTATTTTTTATTGGCAGCAAATGGGCTAttacaatattattatttcaaaaattttg ATGCTTCGTTCTCTGAGAACTTTTATGGCCTTAAGAGGGTTCATAAGGATGGTACGCCATTGCGTGAATCATACAAGATTTTTTGTGCAACTTATGTAGCTATTTTACCTTACCTGAAGAAGAGAATAGAAGAACGATATAACTATTACATGACTCAGGATGTTGAAGGAGTATTGGGAAAT ggattttcaGACCTCGTGAAGAAAAAGTTTGTTGCTCTATATCCTGCTTTTCAATCCGCGTGGAATCTCTGGCTCATAGTAAATTATCTGAAATACATGGGAAACGTTACAGACAGCCAGCTTCCCTTTTTGCATTTGTTAAATTTGAAGTTGGTGTATTCAACTGAAAATCAAAATTCTCAATTTTGGACCCTTTTATTCAAGGGAAATTTGAG CGGAGCAGAATTTTGTAGGGGTTTTCTCAAGAACGTGGTGATGGGCTGCTTGGAAGGCTTGGCGATTTACACGCAATTCACACAGTCGATCAGCAATATAATACCGAATTTCAGCATGGAGGCTCTTCCGAAAATTGGCCCACCTGCG GCAGACAATAAATCGGAACCTTTTAAGGAAAAGTGTCCCTTATGCAAACAGTTTTGGAAGCTACCGACGGTTTTACCAGTATCAGG gtACGTATTTTGCTTCACTTGCATTATGAAGCACCTGAGGGAGTACCAATGTTGTCCCGTTACCAGGATACCGGCCAGACCGTTGGATGTAGTGAGGATTTTTGAAGGAGAATGA
- the LOC123320520 gene encoding probable small nuclear ribonucleoprotein Sm D1 has product MKLVRFLMKLSHETVSMELKNGTVIHGTITGVDVAMNTHLKAVKVTVKNRAPMNLDTLTIRGNNIRYYILPDSLPLETLLIDDTPKAKAKKKETARGAARGRGRGRGRGGPRGRGRGRGRR; this is encoded by the exons atgaaaCTAGTGAG GTTTCTCATGAAATTGAGTCATGAAACTGTAAGTATGGAACTCAAAAATGGAACTGTTATACATGGTACAATTACTGGAGTTGATGTGGCTATGAATACCCACTTGAAAGCAGTGAAAGTAACGGTAAAGAATAGAGCGCCTATGAATTTGGATACCCTGACCATTAGAGGAAACAACATAAGATATTACATTCTCCCAGACAGTTTACCTTTAGAAACCTTACTCATTGACGATACTCCCAAAGCTAAAGCTAAAAAGAAGGAAACTGCTAGGGGAGCTGCAAGGGGTAGAGGTAGAGGAAGGGGCCGTGGTGGGCCTAGAGGTCGTGGCAGAGGAAGAGGACGTAGATAA
- the LOC123320519 gene encoding serine/arginine-rich splicing factor 1A-like, with amino-acid sequence MSSNRNDCRIYVGNLPPDIRTKDIQDLFYKFGKVSFVDLKNRRGPPFAFVEFEDPRDADDAVHARDGYDYDGYRLRVEFPRGGGHGGFRGGRGGGGDRGRNSRGPPARRSQFRVLVTGLPPSGSWQDLKDHMREAGDVCFADSFKDGSGVVEFLRYEDMKYAIKKLDDSRFRSHEGEVSYIRVKEDKGGSERRSGARSRSRSYSPKRRGSPTYSPVKRSYSRSRSRS; translated from the exons ATGAGTAGTAATAGAAACGATTGTCGAATTTATGTAGGAAACCTTCCACCTGATATAAGAACGAAGGATATCCAAGATCTGTTCTATAAATTCGGTAAAGTTAGCtttgttgatttaaaaaacAGGAGAGGTCCTCCCTTTGCTTTCGTTGAATTTGAAGACCCAAG AGACGCAGACGACGCTGTTCATGCCAGAGATGGATATGACTATGACGGTTACAGACTCAGGGTAGAATTCCCAAGAGGTGGCGGACATGGAGGTTTTCGAGGGGGAAGAGGAGGTGGAGGAGATCGTGGGAGGAATTCCAGAGGTCCTCCAGCTAGAAGATCTCAATTTCGTGTTCTCGTCACTG GCCTTCCGCCATCTGGATCTTGGCAGGACTTGAAGGATCATATGAGAGAGGCAGGTGATGTGTGCTTCGCAGATTCGTTCAAAGATGGATCAGGTGTTGTCGAGTTCTTGAGATACGAGGATATGAAATATGCAATTAAAAAATTAGATGATTCAAGATTCAGATCACATGAG ggtGAGGTTTCATACATAAGGGTAAAAGAAGACAAGGGTGGAAGTGAGAGGAGATCTGGTGCAAGGTCACGTAGCCGTTCTTATTCACCAAAACGGCGTGGATCCCCAACATATTCACCAGTGAAACGTAGCTACTCAAGAAGCAGGTCTCGTTCatga
- the LOC123320506 gene encoding protein dj-1beta encodes MSKKACVFLAPGAEEMEFVISVDVLRRGDVKVTVAGLPDNAAVKCSRQVNIVPDCSLAEAAQKGPYDLLVLPGGLGGAEALSKSKEVGKLLKEQESAGRFIAAICAAPTALKAHEIGVGKTVTSYPSVESQMTEGGKYIYKQDKVVVDGNIITSRGPGTAFDFALKLVDMLNGKEKASEVAKAMLLNY; translated from the exons atgtcgaagaAGGCATGTGTGTTTTTAGCACCAGGAGCTGAGGAAATGGAATTTGTTATCTCTGTTGATGTCCTAAGAAGAGGGGAT GTGAAAGTAACTGTTGCTGGCTTACCTGATAATGCCGCTGTCAAGTGCAGCAGGCAAGTTAATATAGTACCAGACTGCAGTTTGGCAGAAGCCGCTCAAAAAGGTCCTTATGACCTTTTGGTATTACCAGGAGGATTAGGAGGAGCTGAGGCTCTATCTAAGTCGAAAgaggttggtaaattattgaaaGAGCAGGAATCTGCTGGTCGATTCATTGCAGCTATTTGCGCTG CACCAACTGCCTTGAAAGCACACGAAATAGGAGTTGGAAAAACTGTAACTTCGTATCCTTCAGTAGAATCGCAAATGACCGAGGGTGGTAAATACATTTATAAGCAGGATAAAGTAGTTGTTGATGGAAATATAATTACGAGTCGTGGACCTGGTACTGCTTTTGATTTCGCTCTCAAATTAGTCGATATGTTGAATGGAAAAGAAAAAGCATCCGAAGTTGCAAAGGCAATGCTTTTAAACTATTAA